A genomic window from Rhodococcus sp. KBS0724 includes:
- a CDS encoding serine hydrolase, with protein sequence MTELPKDLLVAPKWQARLDELAQKHSVPGAQVGVIALGGDGTADIRVITTGLTSLNTRVDVDADTLFQYGSATKIWTTTLIMQLVDEGKLTLDTLVVEVLPEFTIEDPSNTKEITIRQLLTHTSGIDGDLFNDTGDGDDCVEKYVDELATAISVTKPGGHLSYSNAGFAVAGRIVEVLREMTWDDALVEYLWKPLGLTHIITKAKDAPLFRTAVGHVANPDRTSPDTVVPTKQWLLPRGIGPAGIIIGSVSSLLTFGAAHMRDGLALTGERILSEESARLMRTPQFDLTAVSSVDQAWGLGWILSDWGGVTSAQHGGATIGQITRFHTFPELGLAMAVVTNARGGGALAHDIEKEIAAEFGLVLPEPKPESDAADIDLSPILGTYESTTVRIELTRREEGGFQVQNFAKVEIDGEPPAAPTKVVPLSGSRFAVSNESASGEMAHLTIDGEEYLYMTRLFKKISE encoded by the coding sequence GTGACCGAATTGCCCAAGGACCTACTTGTCGCCCCGAAGTGGCAGGCACGCCTCGACGAACTGGCGCAGAAGCACTCGGTGCCGGGCGCCCAAGTGGGTGTGATCGCGCTCGGCGGCGACGGAACTGCGGATATCCGCGTGATCACTACCGGGCTGACCAGCTTGAACACACGCGTCGACGTCGATGCCGACACGCTGTTCCAGTACGGATCCGCGACCAAGATCTGGACGACAACTCTGATCATGCAGCTCGTCGACGAGGGCAAGCTGACGCTGGACACTCTGGTGGTGGAGGTCCTACCGGAGTTCACGATCGAAGACCCGTCCAACACGAAGGAAATCACGATCCGCCAGTTGCTGACGCACACCAGCGGCATCGACGGCGACCTGTTCAACGACACCGGCGACGGCGACGACTGTGTCGAGAAGTACGTCGACGAACTCGCGACCGCGATCAGCGTGACCAAGCCCGGCGGCCATCTGAGCTACAGCAACGCCGGCTTCGCAGTGGCCGGCCGCATCGTCGAGGTACTCCGTGAGATGACGTGGGACGACGCATTGGTGGAATACCTCTGGAAGCCACTCGGATTGACCCACATCATCACCAAGGCCAAGGATGCCCCGCTGTTCCGCACTGCCGTCGGCCACGTGGCAAACCCCGATCGGACGTCACCGGACACGGTTGTTCCGACGAAGCAGTGGCTGCTCCCACGCGGCATCGGACCGGCGGGCATCATCATCGGCTCCGTCAGCTCTCTGCTGACCTTCGGCGCTGCACACATGCGTGACGGCCTGGCTCTGACGGGCGAGCGCATCCTGTCCGAAGAATCCGCACGCCTCATGCGAACCCCGCAATTCGACCTGACAGCGGTGTCGAGCGTAGACCAGGCCTGGGGGCTGGGGTGGATTCTGTCCGACTGGGGCGGAGTGACATCCGCGCAGCACGGCGGCGCGACGATCGGCCAGATCACCCGATTCCACACGTTCCCCGAACTCGGCCTCGCCATGGCCGTCGTCACGAACGCACGTGGCGGCGGTGCCCTGGCTCACGACATCGAGAAGGAGATCGCTGCGGAGTTCGGCCTCGTTCTCCCCGAGCCGAAGCCCGAATCGGATGCGGCAGACATCGATCTGTCACCGATTCTCGGGACCTATGAATCGACAACCGTGCGAATCGAACTCACGCGCCGCGAAGAAGGCGGATTCCAGGTCCAGAACTTCGCCAAGGTGGAGATCGACGGTGAGCCCCCCGCGGCGCCCACCAAGGTCGTGCCGTTGTCCGGTTCCAGGTTTGCGGTCAGCAACGAGAGTGCCTCGGGCGAGATGGCTCACCTCACGATCGATGGTGAGGAATATTTGTACATGACAAGGCTTTTCAAGAAGATCTCGGAATAG
- a CDS encoding type 1 glutamine amidotransferase domain-containing protein, translating to MTKRILNVVTNVGHYDDPSHETGLWLSELTHAWQVFEDHGFEQTLVSPRGGEVPLEPRSLKFPNYDKTAKAWRADPARMALLETTASPDQIDSAHYDAIFFTGGHAVMYDFPDSDGLQRVTREIFERGGIVASVCHGYCGLLNTTLSDGTYLVAGRRVTGFAWLEEVLARVDKLVPYNAEEEMKKRGALYEKARLPFVSYAVIDGNLVTGQNPGSAKETAHKVAGLL from the coding sequence ATGACGAAGCGAATCCTGAACGTGGTCACCAATGTCGGACACTACGATGATCCGTCACACGAGACCGGATTGTGGCTCTCCGAACTCACCCACGCCTGGCAGGTTTTCGAAGACCACGGCTTCGAGCAGACACTCGTCAGCCCTCGCGGTGGGGAAGTGCCCTTGGAGCCGCGATCTCTGAAATTTCCCAACTACGACAAGACCGCAAAAGCCTGGCGAGCGGACCCGGCGCGAATGGCTCTCCTCGAGACCACCGCCAGCCCGGATCAGATCGACTCGGCGCACTACGACGCCATCTTCTTCACCGGCGGTCACGCCGTGATGTACGACTTCCCCGACAGCGACGGCCTGCAGCGCGTCACCCGAGAAATCTTCGAGCGCGGAGGAATCGTCGCCTCTGTATGTCACGGCTACTGCGGACTCCTCAACACCACCCTCTCCGACGGCACGTACCTCGTAGCCGGACGACGTGTCACCGGATTTGCATGGCTCGAGGAAGTCCTCGCCCGGGTCGACAAGCTCGTCCCCTATAACGCCGAAGAAGAAATGAAGAAGCGTGGCGCACTGTACGAGAAGGCCCGATTGCCCTTCGTTTCCTACGCCGTCATCGACGGTAACCTCGTCACGGGCCAGAATCCGGGATCAGCAAAAGAGACGGCTCACAAAGTTGCAGGCCTTCTGTAA
- a CDS encoding RidA family protein, whose amino-acid sequence MTGTTTWTDRMRDLRLTLPPVATPAGAYVPAVRSGTLVYTSGQLPLVGGVSTCTGKVGEDVSVDDAVAAARLCALNGLAAVDMLVGLDRVVRVVKIVGFVASGRGFTLQPQVINGASDLLNEVFGEAGRHARSAVGLAELPRGCAVEVEFVFEIDVDGLS is encoded by the coding sequence ATGACTGGCACAACGACCTGGACCGACCGCATGCGGGATCTCCGCCTGACACTGCCACCGGTTGCGACACCGGCCGGCGCCTACGTGCCGGCTGTGCGCAGCGGGACCCTGGTTTATACGTCAGGGCAGTTGCCACTGGTAGGCGGCGTCAGCACCTGTACCGGCAAGGTGGGCGAGGACGTTTCGGTCGACGACGCCGTCGCGGCTGCGCGGTTGTGCGCACTCAACGGGCTTGCCGCGGTCGACATGCTCGTCGGCCTCGATCGCGTCGTCCGGGTAGTCAAGATCGTCGGCTTTGTCGCGTCCGGTCGTGGGTTCACCCTGCAACCGCAGGTCATCAACGGCGCCTCTGACCTGCTCAACGAAGTTTTCGGTGAGGCCGGTCGGCACGCACGCTCCGCGGTCGGGCTGGCCGAACTGCCCCGTGGTTGCGCCGTCGAGGTCGAATTCGTCTTCGAAATCGACGTCGACGGACTCTCGTAG
- a CDS encoding FAD-binding oxidoreductase, giving the protein MSTSTTTLVDELARIVGSAHVLTDRDTVAGYVTDWTGHWHGATAAVVRPADTGQVSAVLACCHRAGVAVVPQGGNTGLVGGSVPMRGEVVLSTTRLAAIEEIDEVGRTLAAGAGVTVARAQQAVREHGLDLGVDLASRDTATLGGIVSTNAGGVRMIKYGNTRSRLLGVEAVLSDGRVLTRWKALTKDNVGYDLPGLLTGAEGTLAVVTRVLMRLVVPAAATQVVMIGVDSVGAGLELIHRLERAGLTLEAAELMTRAGIGLVRKHRQLRPPLDADAPFYVLVEVSGSAGAQSLLLGVLAEADGMVRDAVVETGPATKLWQYRENHTESVSAESSTPPVKLDISTPLREIEPFLGTLTAGLAVSFPSVYPICFGHIADGNIHVNLLDVADHQRDAVTDFVLRLVTRHDGSISAEHGVGRAKAPWITLGRSDVDLDLMASIRTALDPAGLLNPHILSGSSDSEGNSAIQLEREVAR; this is encoded by the coding sequence GTGAGCACATCGACTACGACGCTCGTCGACGAACTCGCTCGCATCGTCGGATCGGCCCACGTCTTGACAGATCGCGACACGGTCGCGGGCTATGTCACCGACTGGACAGGGCACTGGCACGGCGCCACCGCCGCGGTGGTCAGGCCCGCTGATACCGGGCAGGTCTCGGCGGTACTCGCCTGTTGTCACCGCGCCGGCGTTGCCGTGGTGCCGCAGGGCGGCAACACCGGGCTTGTCGGTGGGTCGGTTCCGATGCGAGGTGAGGTGGTGCTCAGCACGACCCGTCTCGCTGCGATCGAGGAAATCGACGAGGTCGGTCGTACGCTGGCCGCCGGCGCAGGCGTCACCGTCGCGCGGGCGCAGCAGGCCGTCCGCGAACACGGGTTGGATCTCGGTGTCGATCTGGCCTCGCGTGATACCGCGACGCTCGGTGGGATTGTCTCCACCAACGCGGGCGGGGTGCGAATGATCAAGTACGGCAACACTCGATCACGGCTTCTCGGCGTCGAAGCGGTTCTCTCCGACGGCCGGGTGCTCACCAGATGGAAGGCCTTGACCAAGGACAATGTCGGCTATGATCTGCCGGGTCTGCTGACCGGCGCCGAGGGCACGCTCGCTGTTGTCACCCGTGTCCTGATGCGTCTGGTAGTTCCGGCCGCTGCGACTCAGGTCGTGATGATCGGGGTCGACTCGGTAGGGGCCGGTCTGGAGCTGATCCACAGGCTCGAGCGCGCGGGACTCACTCTCGAAGCTGCCGAGTTGATGACTCGCGCAGGTATCGGTCTCGTCCGGAAGCATCGGCAGTTGCGGCCGCCGCTCGACGCGGATGCGCCGTTCTACGTCCTCGTCGAGGTGTCCGGATCGGCGGGGGCGCAGTCGCTCCTGCTCGGCGTGCTCGCCGAAGCCGACGGCATGGTGCGCGACGCCGTCGTCGAGACTGGGCCGGCAACAAAGCTCTGGCAGTACCGTGAGAATCACACCGAATCGGTCAGTGCCGAATCATCCACCCCACCAGTGAAATTGGATATTTCGACCCCGCTGCGAGAAATCGAACCCTTCCTCGGGACCTTGACCGCAGGGCTTGCCGTCTCTTTTCCCAGTGTCTACCCGATTTGTTTCGGGCACATCGCCGATGGCAACATCCATGTCAATCTGCTCGACGTAGCGGACCACCAACGAGATGCCGTTACCGACTTCGTGCTTCGCTTGGTTACCCGACACGACGGCAGCATCAGTGCCGAACACGGAGTGGGCCGCGCGAAGGCTCCCTGGATCACACTCGGGCGAAGCGACGTGGACCTCGACCTCATGGCCTCGATCCGCACCGCGCTGGATCCGGCAGGCCTGCTCAACCCGCACATCCTCTCGGGATCATCTGACTCCGAGGGTAATTCAGCGATACAGCTCGAACGAGAGGTTGCCCGATGA
- a CDS encoding alpha/beta hydrolase: protein MKNIRTVALKALASLSVVLVVLVSVALVFNAGTSKANVPSGEAGNQFVSVDGKNMSVSVRGNGDQTIVLLPGFGTSAPILDFTPLIDELAPDYRVVAIEPFGYGYSDATDKDRTTENIVEEIHAAVQSLGIDRYILMGHSIAGIYALDYTEKYRDEVTAFVGIDSSVPGQPNMDTKFPIGAFRVAKQLGLSDVLAKFAGNEESDAYLDDAEKEEMSRLVAKNNFSDTYLNEMDHLSTNFAASIGKTFPADLPILLFAVQNSKVQGWTELHEGQAASVDHGELVLLDGDHYLHHTKSKEIGEHVTLFLGELD, encoded by the coding sequence ATGAAGAATATCCGAACTGTTGCGCTGAAAGCTCTTGCTTCACTGTCCGTAGTTCTGGTTGTACTTGTGTCGGTTGCGCTTGTATTCAACGCCGGTACCAGCAAGGCCAACGTCCCGAGCGGGGAAGCGGGCAACCAGTTCGTATCCGTCGACGGGAAGAACATGAGCGTGTCTGTTCGGGGGAACGGAGATCAGACCATCGTGCTCCTTCCCGGGTTCGGGACCTCCGCACCGATTCTCGATTTCACACCGCTGATCGACGAACTCGCGCCTGACTACCGGGTTGTTGCGATCGAACCCTTCGGCTACGGATACAGCGACGCAACGGACAAGGACCGCACCACGGAGAACATCGTCGAAGAGATACACGCGGCTGTGCAGTCTCTGGGGATCGATCGGTACATCCTCATGGGGCACTCCATCGCAGGAATCTATGCGCTGGACTACACCGAGAAGTACCGCGACGAGGTCACCGCGTTCGTGGGAATCGACAGCAGTGTGCCGGGGCAGCCGAACATGGACACGAAGTTTCCGATCGGAGCATTCAGAGTGGCAAAGCAATTGGGCCTCTCCGACGTTCTGGCGAAGTTCGCGGGTAACGAAGAATCAGACGCGTACCTCGATGACGCGGAAAAAGAAGAAATGAGCCGTCTGGTCGCGAAGAACAACTTCAGCGACACGTATCTCAACGAGATGGACCATCTTTCCACCAACTTCGCTGCGTCGATCGGCAAGACGTTCCCGGCCGATCTTCCGATTCTGTTGTTTGCCGTACAGAATTCGAAGGTCCAGGGTTGGACAGAGTTGCACGAAGGGCAAGCAGCTTCCGTCGATCATGGTGAGTTGGTGCTGCTGGACGGGGACCACTACCTGCACCACACCAAGTCGAAGGAGATCGGCGAACACGTCACGTTGTTCCTCGGCGAACTCGACTAG
- a CDS encoding dipeptidase, whose protein sequence is MLKPLAPFPNVNHPAALDAYGLAPVIDGHNDLAWAARETAGYSVENLEKDSIFQTDIDKLGRGGVGAQFWSVYAPCDMTEPEAVQYTLEQIDYVYRMIEQYPDTFEFARTGDDVRRIWSEGKVASLIGAEGGHSIGSSLGVLRMMARLGLRYLTLTHNDNTGWADSATDSRVHGGLTDFGREIVREMNRLGVLVDLSHVSVETMRDAVETSSAPVIFSHSSCSQLCGHPRNVPDDVMRLLAANGGVIMIAFVPMFLSAEYNEWFTGGRVGDRPAMTVDHLADHVEHARLVAGIDHIGLGSDYDGFDDFPDGMQDVSGFAVLIDRLAERGWSADDLAKLMGNNVLRVLDQTSAASVSSLS, encoded by the coding sequence ATGCTGAAACCTCTCGCTCCTTTTCCGAATGTGAATCATCCTGCTGCACTTGATGCGTATGGTCTTGCCCCGGTTATCGACGGTCACAACGATCTGGCCTGGGCCGCTCGTGAGACTGCAGGATATTCGGTGGAAAACCTCGAGAAGGATTCCATCTTCCAAACAGACATCGACAAGCTCGGGCGCGGGGGAGTCGGTGCGCAGTTCTGGTCGGTGTACGCGCCGTGCGACATGACCGAACCCGAGGCAGTTCAGTACACCCTCGAACAGATCGACTACGTGTACCGGATGATCGAGCAGTATCCGGATACATTCGAATTCGCGCGAACCGGTGACGACGTGCGGCGTATCTGGAGCGAGGGCAAGGTCGCGTCGCTGATCGGCGCGGAAGGTGGCCACAGCATCGGCAGTTCCCTCGGCGTCTTGAGAATGATGGCGCGCCTTGGCCTTCGGTACCTGACACTCACTCACAACGACAACACCGGCTGGGCGGACTCCGCGACGGATTCTCGAGTTCACGGCGGTCTCACCGACTTCGGCCGGGAGATCGTACGAGAAATGAACCGGCTCGGCGTACTCGTCGACTTGTCGCACGTCTCGGTGGAGACCATGCGCGATGCCGTCGAGACGTCGTCGGCACCAGTGATCTTCAGTCATTCGTCCTGCTCGCAGCTGTGCGGGCACCCACGTAACGTTCCCGACGACGTCATGCGGTTGCTCGCTGCCAACGGCGGCGTGATCATGATCGCGTTTGTCCCCATGTTCCTGTCGGCCGAATACAACGAGTGGTTCACGGGCGGGCGTGTCGGCGATCGGCCGGCGATGACGGTCGACCATCTTGCTGATCACGTCGAACACGCCAGGCTGGTTGCCGGGATCGATCACATCGGCTTGGGCAGTGATTACGATGGATTCGACGACTTTCCGGACGGCATGCAGGACGTGTCGGGATTCGCCGTGTTGATCGACCGTCTCGCTGAGCGCGGTTGGTCTGCCGACGACTTGGCAAAGCTGATGGGCAACAACGTGTTGCGTGTGCTCGACCAGACCAGTGCGGCCTCGGTATCGAGCCTTTCCTAG